A region of Aquarana catesbeiana isolate 2022-GZ linkage group LG08, ASM4218655v1, whole genome shotgun sequence DNA encodes the following proteins:
- the LOC141104691 gene encoding uncharacterized protein: MDEDQSHMTKRLLDLTLEIIYLLTGENYDVVNKTSGEQSTTSIYAHELSPDTVSQPNFSERHNRQKILEVTKKMVELLTGEVPIRCQDVTVYFSMEEWEYLEGHKDLYKDVMMDNRQILCCLKREFQLNEKILKLSLEVICLLIREDCAVVMKKSIRHKATTGSSDLSTQLSKSQSPIIILSQCHLKPEILNIQKLLEVTKKMMELLTGEVPIRCQDVTVYFSMEEWEYLEGHKDLYKDFMMDNQPPLTSPDGSSNGNPPERCHRHLYSRDSTQEDETIPHHHQHDKQMDIKVEVKEEEEETYVMDYQQSMTEVGMMGTTKQEKPPLLISKDGSSNGNPPERCPRPLYSQGATQEDHIIPQHHQSEELIYMKVEVKEDEEETSVRDDQPSTVTTGERQSSRDTRTDGCHVWNTSDGHLTLSTDYNAGDRGGKKGSGYRSKLLNGEKPFCCPQCGKCFVWRGDLLRHQRSHTGERPFSCSECGKCFTQKANLIVHERFHTGVRPYSCSECGKCFTRKGDLLRHQRTHTGERPFSCLDCGKSFTQKASLILHERLHTGVRPYSCSECGKSFTQKGDLLTHQSSHMVERPFSCAECEKTFKKKSELVLHQRVHTGETFACSVCGKSFTKKYKLVTHQRVHTGEKPFPCSECGKCFSIKGNLSKHMKCHTSEKPFSCSTCGKCFTFKNSFIRHQKVHSGENAGPKSAGNDVDQKSTLP; encoded by the exons ATGGATGAGGACCAAAGTCACATGACCAAGAGGCTAttagacctcaccctggagatcatctacctgctgaccggagag AACTATGACGTAGTGAATAAAACCTCTGGTGAGCAGTCAACAACTAGCATCTATGCCCATGAGTTATCTCCCGACACAGTGTCTCAACCCAACTTCTCAGAAAGACACAATaggcagaagattctagaagtcaccaagaagatggtggagctgctgacaggagag gttcctataaggtgtcaggatgtcactgtctatttctccatggaggagtgggagtatttagaaggacacaaagatctctacaaggacgtcatgatggacaatcgtCAGATTTTATGTTGTCTGAAAAGGGAATTTCAATTGAATGAGAAAATATTGAAGTTGTCTTTGGAGGTCATCTGCCTTCTAatcagagag GACTGTGCGGTAGTGATGAAGAAGTCTATTAGACATAAGGCAACAACTGGATCTTCAGATCTGTCCACACAGCTAAGCAAAAGCCAGAGCCCCATTATCATTCTATCACAATGCCATCTGAAACCTGAAATACTAAATATCCAGAAgcttctagaagtcaccaagaagatgatggagctgctgacaggagag gttcctataaggtgtcaggatgtcactgtctatttctccatggaggagtgggagtatttagaaggacacaaggatctctacaaggacttcatgatggacaatcagccgcccctcacatcaccgg atggatccagtaatgggaacccaccagagagatgtcaccGTCATCtctattcccgggattccacacaggaagatgagaccatccctcaccatcatcag catgaCAAACAAatggatataaaagttgaggttaaagaggaagaagaagagacataTGTGATGGATTATCAGCAGTCTATGACAGAAGTTGGGATGATGGGGACAACTAAACAGGAGAAACCTCCTCTACTTATCAGCAAGG atggatccagtaatgggaacccaccagagagatgtccccgtcctctataTTCCCAGGGtgccacacaggaagatcacatcatccctcaacatcatcag AGTGAAGAATTGATTTATATGAAGGTTGAGGTTAAAGAGGACGAAGAGGAGACATCTGTGAGAGATGATCAGCCATCTACAGTGACCACTGGAGAGAGGCAATCTTCTCGAGATACCCGCACAG ATGGATGCCATGTCTGGAACACCTCAGATGGACATCTTACCTTGTCTACTGATTATAACGCAGGAGATCGAGGCGGAAAAAAAGGAAGCGGTTATCGTTCCAAACTCCTCAATGGTGAGAAGCCCTTTTGCTGCCCGCAATGTGGAAAATGCTTTGTTTGGAGAGGAGACCTTCTTCggcaccagagaagtcacacgggcgagcgccctttttcctgttcagagtgcgggaagtgctTCACCCAGAAAGCTAATCTCATAGTGCACGAAcgatttcacactggagtgaggcCCTATTCCtgctcggagtgcgggaaatgttttactcgGAAAGGAgaccttcttagacaccagagaactcacacaggcgagcgtcctttTTCCTGTCTGGATTGTGGGAAAAGTTTCACGCAGAAAGCCAGTCTCATTCTGCACGAGCGACTTCACACCGGAGTGCGGCCATAttcctgttcggagtgcgggaaaagtttcaccCAGAAAGGAGACCTTCTTACACACCAGAGCAGCCACATGGTGGAGCGTCCCTTTTCGTGTGCGGAATGTGAGAAAACGTTCAAAAAGAAATCTGAACTTGTTCTGCACCAGAGAGTCCACACCGGGGAGACTTTTGCATGCTCGGTGTGTGGGAAATCGTTCACAAAGAAATACAAGCTCGTTACGCATCAGAGAGTCCACACTGGAGAAAAACCCTTTCcttgttccgagtgcgggaaatgtttttccatTAAAGGGAACCTTAGTAAGCATATGAAGTGCCACACCagcgagaagccgttttcctgctccacgtgcgggaaatgtttcaccttTAAAAACAGTTTTATCAGGCATCAGAAGGTCCATTCTGGGGAGAATGCGGGCCCCAAAAGTGCGGGAAACGATGTCGATCAAAAGTCAACACTCCCCTGA